A window of the Lolium perenne isolate Kyuss_39 chromosome 7, Kyuss_2.0, whole genome shotgun sequence genome harbors these coding sequences:
- the LOC127314048 gene encoding CMP-sialic acid transporter 1, with amino-acid sequence MQWYFVAALLTVLTSSQGIWTTLSQSDGKYKYDYATIPFLAEFFKLSVSSFFLWKECQSPSPPRMTKEWKSVRLYLVPSVIYLIHNNVQFATLTYVDPSTYQILGNLKIVTTGILFRLVLKKKLSNLQWMAIILLAVGTTTSQVKGCGDAPCDSLFSAPLQGYMLGILSACLSALAGVYTEYLMKKNSDSLYWQNVQLYTFGVIFNMGWLVYGDFKAGFEMGPWWQRLFNGYSITTWIVVFNLGSTGLLVSWLMKYSDNIVKVYSTSMAMLLTMVLSVYLFNVRATVQLFLGILICIISLQMYFMPVHMLVELPQTLPATSK; translated from the exons ATGCAGTGGTACTTCGTGGCGGCGCTCCTCACCGTCCTAACCAGCTCGCAG GGCATATGGACCACCCTCTCGCAGAGCGATGGCAAATATAAGTATGACTATGCAACCATTCCATTTCTTGCAGAATTCTTCAAG TTGTCAGTATCGAGCTTCTTTCTTTGGAAAGAGTGCCAGTCACCATCACCACCAAGGATGACAAAGGAGTGGAAGAGCGTGCGGCTATATCTGGTTCCTTCAGTCATATACCTCATCCACAACAATGTCCAGTTTGCGACCTTGACCTATGTTGATCCATCTACCTATCAGATATTGGGGAACCTGAAAATTGTCACAACTGGCATTTTGTTCAG GCTTGTCTTAAAGAAGAAATTGTCAAATCTACAATGGATGGCAATTATTTTACTGGCTGTGGGAACAACTACAAGCCAG GTCAAGGGATGTGGAGATGCACCATGCGATTCACTTTTCTCAGCACCATTGCAGGGTTACATGCTTGGGATACTTTCTGCTTGTCTTTCTGCACTAGCTGGAGTCTACACTGAGTACTTAATGAAGAAGAATAGTGATAGTCTGTACTGGCAAAATGTACAATTATATAC GTTTGGAGTTATCTTCAACATGGGTTGGCTTGTCTATGGTGACTTCAAGGCTGGATTTGAGATGGGTCCATGGTGGCAGCGTCTTTTTAATGGCTATTCTATCACAACATGGATAGTTGTGTTCAACTTAGGGTCTACTGGTCTGCTAGTCTCATGGCTGATGAAGTATTCAGACAACATAGTTAAG GTGTACTCAACTTCAATGGCCATGCTTTTAACAATGGTTTTGTCTGTATATCTTTTCAATGTGAGGGCTACAGTTCAG CTTTTCTTGGGCATTCTCATCTGCATAATTTCCCTGCAGATGTATTTTATGCCTGTGCACATGCTAGTCGAATTGCCACAAACATTGCCAGCTACATCAAAGTAG
- the LOC127314049 gene encoding uncharacterized protein — translation MGSLGPAVSVSMGKANGGGAAVGGQQQQQQKMERGVFSCSFRMPLHYPRYKKADYEAMPEWRVDCLLREYGLPVAGDVDDKRRFAMGAFLWPGQY, via the coding sequence ATGGGATCCTTGGGCCCTGCCGTGAGCGTGAGCATGGGCAAGGccaacggcggcggcgcggccgtcggcggccagcagcagcagcagcagaagaTGGAGCGCGGCGTGTTCAGCTGCAGCTTCCGGATGCCGCTGCACTACCCGCGGTACAAGAAGGCGGACTACGAGGCGATGCCGGAGTGGCGCGTCGACTGCCTGCTCCGGGAGTACGGCCTCCCCGTCGCCGGCGACGTCGACGACAAGAGGCGCTTCGCCATGGGCGCCTTCCTCTGGCCCGGCCAGTACTGA